Proteins encoded by one window of Salvia splendens isolate huo1 chromosome 7, SspV2, whole genome shotgun sequence:
- the LOC121741488 gene encoding uncharacterized protein LOC121741488 isoform X2 translates to MKTMADGIQDLIREAKLRTVWWMLCIFTVTYFLTHTSKSMVMNVPVAILLVAGMRILFNEVDFQWKVRNVRATSYLSLLEKKQLSANDSRLSTKPPSPQEWKRKIDSPVVEAALEEFVNKALTEFVIDLWYSDITPDKDAPELIHAIIMEVFGDIAGRLKEVNLVELLTRDIVDLIGDHIDLFRRNQIVIGRDVMNTLSSEERDEKLKRHLMASKELHPALISSECEYKVIQQLMGGLLAVVLRPTEARCPLIPCIARELLTCLIIQPLVNFANPVYINELIEYIIALCTEWVKNLANARSTKKAGQNSGQSAPGENGSSNQGTGMPPSQLNDNKELELGASGNTQPTTTQDEHIHARSAEWAKVFEAATLRRTEVLEPENLDFMWTIGRNYKKDFQKKAASEVQAPELTSSVSVIFPIKESVPDIQTEDEGHKDSFPSDLSFAVSSRPQDIDKNVFNQLENNPSNRKFKRSNSISHLEVRPKLQPIITNVRDLTPDGQRVSAKASYNEYVPKLRCRVIGAYFEKLGSTSFAVYSIAVTGANNITWFVKRRYRNFERLHRHLRDIPNYTLQLPPKRIFSSSTEDSFVHQRCIQLDKYLQDLLSIPNVSEQHEVWDFLSSSSKKYSFGKSTSVITTLAATSEPPSSFATKTVAWHSDDVNKLFMKPNTDSHNSFSDNEEGDKDIIHGQHEAENSSHANGGQFDGELKEDPTGVPPEWTPPNLSVPVLNLVDNVFQLKRRGWLRRQVFWISKQILQLIMEDAIDDWLLRQIQWLRKEEVISQGIRLLQDLLWPGGKFFLTFRIQSKLNNDNKGSQTTSQQGGRNVAQPPTFEQQLEAARRASDVKKIIFDGAPAALVSLIGHKQYKRCARDIYYFLQSTICLKQLGYAILELVLTTIFPEMCELVRDIHEKMHMQHSQF, encoded by the exons ATGAAGACGATGGCGGATGGGATACAGGATCTAATCCGGGAAGCGAAGCTTCGGACGGTGTGGTGGATGCTCTGTATTTTCACTGTGACTTATTTCTTGACGC ATACGAGTAAATCCATGGTAATGAATGTTCCGGTTGCTATCCTCCTTGTTGCTGGAATGAGGATACTATTTAATGAGGTGGATTTCCAGTGGAAGGTTCGAAATGTCCGAGCAACATCTTACTTGTCACTCTTAGAAAAGAAGCAGCTATCTGCAAATGACTCGCGGCTCTCTACCAAGCCGCCCTCGCCACAAGAGTGGAAGAGAAAGATAGACTCCCCTGTTGTTGAAGCTGCTCTTGAGGAATTCGTAAACAAGGCTCTGACTGAGTTTGTCATAGACTTGTGGTATTCAGATATCACACCTGACAAGGACGCGCCAGAGCTCATACATGCTATAATCATGGAAGTTTTTGGTGATATAGCTGGAAGACTCAAAGAAGTGAACCTTGTAGAGCTGCTAACAAG GGATATAGTAGACCTGATTGGGGATCATATTGATCTCTTCAGAAGAAATCAGATTGTAATTGGAAGGGATGTCATGAACACATTATCTTCTGAGGAACGGGACGAGAAGTTGAAACGACATCTCATGGCCTCCAAAGAGCTTCACCCTGCTTTGATATCCTCAGAGTGTGAGTACAAG GTAATTCAGCAGCTCATGGGTGGGCTTTTAGCTGTTGTGTTAAGGCCAACTGAAGCCCGATGCCCATTAATTCCATGTATTGCTCGTGAACTGTTAACTTGCTTGATAATACAACCTCTTGTGAATTTCGCCAATCCCGT GTATATCAATGAGTTAATTGAATACATAATTGCACTGTGCACCGAGTGGGTCAAGAATCTTGCCAATGCTCGATCAACAAAAAAGGCAGGTCAGAACTCTGGCCAATCTGCCCCTGGAGAAAACGGTTCCAGCAACCAAGGGACTGGCATGCCTCCATCTCAGCTCAATGATAACAAGGAGCTAGAATTAGGGGCCTCTGGAAATACCCAACCTACAACAACGCAGGATGAGCATATTCATGCACGATCTGCGGAGTGGGCAAAAGTGTTTGAGGCTGCAACTCTGAGAAGAACAGAGGTTCTTGAGCCTGAAAATCTTGATTTCATGTGGACTATAGGAAGAAACTATAAAAAGGACTTTCAGAAAAAGGCTGCATCAGAAGTTCAAGCCCCTGAACTTACTAGTTCAGTCAGCGTCATATTTCCGATAAAAGAGTCGGTGCCTGATATCCAAACAGAAGATGAAGGTCACAAGGACAGTTTCCCAAGTGATCTCAGTTTTGCTGTCTCAAGCAGGCCACAGGATATCGACAAAAATGTGTTTAATCAGCTAGAGAATAATCCTAGTAATAGAAAGTTTAAAAGATCAAACAGCATCTCTCATTTGGAAGTTCGACCAAAACTGCAGCCTATAATTACTA ATGTTAGAGATCTTACTCCAGATGGCCAGAGGGTTTCAGCTAAGGCATCATACAATGAATATGTTCCAAAACTCAGATGTAGG GTTATTGGAGCATACTTTGAGAAACTTGGATCAACTTCTTTTGCAGTTTACTCGATTGCTGTGACAGGTGCTAACAATATCACTTGGTTTGTGAAAAGAAG ATATCGAAATTTTGAGAGATTGCATAGGCATCTTAGGGACATTCCTAATTATACATTGCAATTGCCTCCAAAAAGGATATTCTCTTCTAGCACGGAAGATTCGTTTGTTCACCAGCGTTGTATCCAGCTTGACAAGTATCTCCAA GATCTCTTGTCAATTCCCAATGTTTCAGAGCAACATGAAGTATGGGATTTTCTAAGTTCCTCATCTAAG AAATACTCATTCGGGAAATCGACTTCAGTGATAACAACGCTAGCAG CTACTTCTGAACCGCCATCTTCATTTGCAACCAAAACTGTGGCCTGGCATTCTGATGATGTGAATAAGCTTTTTATGAAGCCAAATACTGATTCACATAACAGTTTTTCTGATAATGAGGAAGGTGATAAAGATATAATCCATGGGCAACACGAAGCAGAAAACTCTTCCCATGCGAATGGAGGGCAGTTCGACGGTGAACTGAAAGAGGATCCAACCGGGGTGCCTCCAGAG TGGACACCACCAAATTTAAGTGTTCCAGTTCTAAATTTAGTTGACAATGTCTTCCAGCTCAAAAGAAGAGGCTGGCTAAG GAGGCAGGTTTTTTGGATATCAAAGCAAATATTGCAGTTGATCATGGAAGATGCCATTGATGACTGGCTTTTGAGACAAATCCAATGGCTCCGAAAAGAGGAGGTCATCTCACAAGGGATTCGGTTGCTCCAGGAC CTTCTGTGGCCCGGTGGAAAATTCTTTCTGACGTTCCGCATTCAATCAAAACTTAACAATGACAATAAGGGATCACAAACTACAAGTCAgcaaggtgggaggaatgtcgCTCAGCCTCCAACTTTCGAGCAACAGCTTGAGGCAGCTCGCAGAGCTAGTGATGTGAAGAAGATCATCTTCG ATGGTGCTCCAGCTGCCTTGGTCAGCTTGATCGGGCATAAGCAGTACAAACGTTGTGCTCGTGATATATACTATTTCCTTCAG TCTACAATATGTTTGAAGCAACTTGGGTATGCAATTCTGGAGCTTGTTCTGACAACAATATTTCCAGAAATGTGTGAGCTGGTGAGAGATATCCATGAAAAGATGCATATGCAGCACTCACAGTTTTGA
- the LOC121741488 gene encoding uncharacterized protein LOC121741488 isoform X1, with the protein MKTMADGIQDLIREAKLRTVWWMLCIFTVTYFLTHTSKSMVMNVPVAILLVAGMRILFNEVDFQWKVRNVRATSYLSLLEKKQLSANDSRLSTKPPSPQEWKRKIDSPVVEAALEEFVNKALTEFVIDLWYSDITPDKDAPELIHAIIMEVFGDIAGRLKEVNLVELLTRDIVDLIGDHIDLFRRNQIVIGRDVMNTLSSEERDEKLKRHLMASKELHPALISSECEYKVIQQLMGGLLAVVLRPTEARCPLIPCIARELLTCLIIQPLVNFANPVYINELIEYIIALCTEWVKNLANARSTKKAGQNSGQSAPGENGSSNQGTGMPPSQLNDNKELELGASGNTQPTTTQDEHIHARSAEWAKVFEAATLRRTEVLEPENLDFMWTIGRNYKKDFQKKAASEVQAPELTSSVSVIFPIKESVPDIQTEDEGHKDSFPSDLSFAVSSRPQDIDKNVFNQLENNPSNRKFKRSNSISHLEVRPKLQPIITNVRDLTPDGQRVSAKASYNEYVPKLRCRVIGAYFEKLGSTSFAVYSIAVTGANNITWFVKRRYRNFERLHRHLRDIPNYTLQLPPKRIFSSSTEDSFVHQRCIQLDKYLQDLLSIPNVSEQHEVWDFLSSSSKKYSFGKSTSVITTLAATSEPPSSFATKTVAWHSDDVNKLFMKPNTDSHNSFSDNEEGDKDIIHGQHEAENSSHANGGQFDGELKEDPTGVPPEWTPPNLSVPVLNLVDNVFQLKRRGWLRRQVFWISKQILQLIMEDAIDDWLLRQIQWLRKEEVISQGIRLLQDLLWPGGKFFLTFRIQSKLNNDNKGSQTTSQQGGRNVAQPPTFEQQLEAARRASDVKKIIFDGAPAALVSLIGHKQYKRCARDIYYFLQVRAKYILKTAIVLCKKILVWIAVYNMFEATWVCNSGACSDNNISRNV; encoded by the exons ATGAAGACGATGGCGGATGGGATACAGGATCTAATCCGGGAAGCGAAGCTTCGGACGGTGTGGTGGATGCTCTGTATTTTCACTGTGACTTATTTCTTGACGC ATACGAGTAAATCCATGGTAATGAATGTTCCGGTTGCTATCCTCCTTGTTGCTGGAATGAGGATACTATTTAATGAGGTGGATTTCCAGTGGAAGGTTCGAAATGTCCGAGCAACATCTTACTTGTCACTCTTAGAAAAGAAGCAGCTATCTGCAAATGACTCGCGGCTCTCTACCAAGCCGCCCTCGCCACAAGAGTGGAAGAGAAAGATAGACTCCCCTGTTGTTGAAGCTGCTCTTGAGGAATTCGTAAACAAGGCTCTGACTGAGTTTGTCATAGACTTGTGGTATTCAGATATCACACCTGACAAGGACGCGCCAGAGCTCATACATGCTATAATCATGGAAGTTTTTGGTGATATAGCTGGAAGACTCAAAGAAGTGAACCTTGTAGAGCTGCTAACAAG GGATATAGTAGACCTGATTGGGGATCATATTGATCTCTTCAGAAGAAATCAGATTGTAATTGGAAGGGATGTCATGAACACATTATCTTCTGAGGAACGGGACGAGAAGTTGAAACGACATCTCATGGCCTCCAAAGAGCTTCACCCTGCTTTGATATCCTCAGAGTGTGAGTACAAG GTAATTCAGCAGCTCATGGGTGGGCTTTTAGCTGTTGTGTTAAGGCCAACTGAAGCCCGATGCCCATTAATTCCATGTATTGCTCGTGAACTGTTAACTTGCTTGATAATACAACCTCTTGTGAATTTCGCCAATCCCGT GTATATCAATGAGTTAATTGAATACATAATTGCACTGTGCACCGAGTGGGTCAAGAATCTTGCCAATGCTCGATCAACAAAAAAGGCAGGTCAGAACTCTGGCCAATCTGCCCCTGGAGAAAACGGTTCCAGCAACCAAGGGACTGGCATGCCTCCATCTCAGCTCAATGATAACAAGGAGCTAGAATTAGGGGCCTCTGGAAATACCCAACCTACAACAACGCAGGATGAGCATATTCATGCACGATCTGCGGAGTGGGCAAAAGTGTTTGAGGCTGCAACTCTGAGAAGAACAGAGGTTCTTGAGCCTGAAAATCTTGATTTCATGTGGACTATAGGAAGAAACTATAAAAAGGACTTTCAGAAAAAGGCTGCATCAGAAGTTCAAGCCCCTGAACTTACTAGTTCAGTCAGCGTCATATTTCCGATAAAAGAGTCGGTGCCTGATATCCAAACAGAAGATGAAGGTCACAAGGACAGTTTCCCAAGTGATCTCAGTTTTGCTGTCTCAAGCAGGCCACAGGATATCGACAAAAATGTGTTTAATCAGCTAGAGAATAATCCTAGTAATAGAAAGTTTAAAAGATCAAACAGCATCTCTCATTTGGAAGTTCGACCAAAACTGCAGCCTATAATTACTA ATGTTAGAGATCTTACTCCAGATGGCCAGAGGGTTTCAGCTAAGGCATCATACAATGAATATGTTCCAAAACTCAGATGTAGG GTTATTGGAGCATACTTTGAGAAACTTGGATCAACTTCTTTTGCAGTTTACTCGATTGCTGTGACAGGTGCTAACAATATCACTTGGTTTGTGAAAAGAAG ATATCGAAATTTTGAGAGATTGCATAGGCATCTTAGGGACATTCCTAATTATACATTGCAATTGCCTCCAAAAAGGATATTCTCTTCTAGCACGGAAGATTCGTTTGTTCACCAGCGTTGTATCCAGCTTGACAAGTATCTCCAA GATCTCTTGTCAATTCCCAATGTTTCAGAGCAACATGAAGTATGGGATTTTCTAAGTTCCTCATCTAAG AAATACTCATTCGGGAAATCGACTTCAGTGATAACAACGCTAGCAG CTACTTCTGAACCGCCATCTTCATTTGCAACCAAAACTGTGGCCTGGCATTCTGATGATGTGAATAAGCTTTTTATGAAGCCAAATACTGATTCACATAACAGTTTTTCTGATAATGAGGAAGGTGATAAAGATATAATCCATGGGCAACACGAAGCAGAAAACTCTTCCCATGCGAATGGAGGGCAGTTCGACGGTGAACTGAAAGAGGATCCAACCGGGGTGCCTCCAGAG TGGACACCACCAAATTTAAGTGTTCCAGTTCTAAATTTAGTTGACAATGTCTTCCAGCTCAAAAGAAGAGGCTGGCTAAG GAGGCAGGTTTTTTGGATATCAAAGCAAATATTGCAGTTGATCATGGAAGATGCCATTGATGACTGGCTTTTGAGACAAATCCAATGGCTCCGAAAAGAGGAGGTCATCTCACAAGGGATTCGGTTGCTCCAGGAC CTTCTGTGGCCCGGTGGAAAATTCTTTCTGACGTTCCGCATTCAATCAAAACTTAACAATGACAATAAGGGATCACAAACTACAAGTCAgcaaggtgggaggaatgtcgCTCAGCCTCCAACTTTCGAGCAACAGCTTGAGGCAGCTCGCAGAGCTAGTGATGTGAAGAAGATCATCTTCG ATGGTGCTCCAGCTGCCTTGGTCAGCTTGATCGGGCATAAGCAGTACAAACGTTGTGCTCGTGATATATACTATTTCCTTCAGGTACGCgctaaatatattttgaaaacaGCTATAGTTTTATGTAAAAAAATTTTGGTGTGGATTGCAGTCTACAATATGTTTGAAGCAACTTGGGTATGCAATTCTGGAGCTTGTTCTGACAACAATATTTCCAGAAATGTGTGA
- the LOC121741490 gene encoding transmembrane protein 45A-like, producing MSVMDTILLSEFTQEIPMGTFLGHLLPGLALASLGLWHITNILRVYFLKGSGQFMLRLWYPLRCPLRMLEHLELILILLFSLFAILIQIVDIQHPHFFFELDNVEHATMFFQLVMFTSFTLFAELSHLSETMLGVSCILVASIFGQELFLLHYHSTDHVGLEGHYHWLMQLIVCVSFLAALYATASPSSFPAALILSTSVVFQGCWFINMGFMLWVPDFVVRGCTTQAMIHSDGMMHGAVVCETKEAESRARALANLQFCWILSSILVFIAWSCVAFGRKVTQRRQSLDYEALSSPGAHDPHVTVGLKQIQL from the coding sequence ATGAGTGTTATGGATACTATCCTTCTATCAGAATTTACGCAAGAAATACCAATGGGAACTTTTCTTGGTCATCTATTGCCTGGGTTAGCCCTTGCTTCTCTTGGTCTGTGGCACATTACAAACATCCTGAGGGTTTACTTTCTGAAAGGCTCTGGCCAGTTCATGTTAAGGCTTTGGTACCCATTGAGATGTCCACTTCGGATGCTAGAGCACCTCGAGCTCATACTTATCCtgcttttttctttatttgcaATTCTGATCCAGATAGTAGACATTCAACACCCTCACTTCTTCTTCGAGCTTGACAACGTTGAGCATGCCACCATGTTCTTCCAGCTAGTTATGTTCACAAGTTTCACACTTTTTGCTGAGTTGAGTCATTTATCGGAAACTATGTTAGGGGTCTCCTGCATCCTAGTCGCCTCGATTTTTGGGCAGGAGCTTTTCTTACTTCATTACCATTCCACCGATCACGTTGGGCTTGAAGGCCATTACCATTGGCTGATGCAGCTCATAGTTTGTGTTTCGTTTCTGGCAGCTTTGTATGCAACTGCTTCCCCGTCCAGCTTTCCTGCAGCGCTAATTCTTTCGACATCAGTCGTCTTCCAAGGATGTTGGTTCATAAACATGGGGTTCATGCTATGGGTTCCTGATTTTGTGGTGCGAGGATGTACAACACAGGCGATGATTCATAGCGATGGCATGATGCACGGAGCAGTTGTGTGTGAGACGAAGGAGGCTGAGTCCAGGGCGAGAGCGTTGGCCAACCTGCAGTTCTGCTGGATTCTCTCTTCAATTTTGGTATTTATAGCATGGAGCTGCGTAGCTTTTGGCAGAAAGGTAACGCAGAGGAGGCAGTCGCTTGATTATGAGGCGCTTTCGAGTCCAGGCGCACATGACCCTCATGTCACTGTTGGACTCAAACAGATTCAACTCTGA
- the LOC121741489 gene encoding pentatricopeptide repeat-containing protein At2g15630, mitochondrial, producing the protein MKWHKILHLYKFRTHKFLPFHLHHHHFSSPAHPPPVPPPLPPITPDILVSLVKSSQWHLIKHLSTNLTPSLVTSTLLHLRGFPLPTVDFVANIDPDSLTDECYFLAVAIAARCPSPKHALHLLKEFIRSRPLSSREVFDGLVGARERLSISSTIVLDLLIRAYCELRRGDGVMECFGLMKGIRVWPSVETWNCMFSVLIRLNGVGVVWGLFGEMIRLGIRSNVFTLNILINGLSKEGDLKKAEEVVGYMEGLGISPNIVTYNTLIYGHALKGDIDGVDRVLLRMKAKGIDPDSYTCGSLINWMCKYGDIGKAAAFLRKMEVNGCVPNAVVYNNLISGFCGCGDVEKALSYRYQMEKRGIVPTVSTYNMLIQVLMEKGRDTEADGLIKEMQAKNICPNEITYSILISSCCRAGNVGKALKLHDEMVSKQIEPTRATYSSLIRLLVDWKRVEEADNLLAKALAKGVLPDLGMFNTLIGGHCENANTERAVSLLKEMERMKIAPDKVTYDTMMQSYCRVGKVEDAYSLLDVMSRRGIKPDCISYNILICGYSKRGDMNDIMRIRDEMLSLGLDLNLLTFNAVLEGLCEHGEGAGNHAEVFLKEMVYKGINPDDSTYISLIKGCTRASEGKTFLIKDTARI; encoded by the coding sequence ATGAAATGGCACAAAATTCTTCATCTGTATAAATTCCGCACCCATAAATTTCTTCCATTTCACCTTCATCACCACCATTTTTCATCACCCGCTCACCCACCGCCGGTGCCACCGCCACTTCCTCCGATAACACCTGATATTCTCGTTTCTCTAGTCAAATCTTCTCAGTGGcatttaatcaaacacctttccACAAACTTGACCCCTTCTCTGGTAACCTCCACCCTCCTCCATCTCCGTGGTTTCCCTCTACCCACCGTCGATTTCGTAGCAAATATCGACCCTGATTCTCTCACCGACGAGTGCTACTTCCTTGCCGTTGCTATTGCGGCTCGCTGCCCTTCCCCGAAACACGCATTGCACCTCTTAAAGGAGTTTATCCGCTCTCGCCCCTTGTCATCTCGGGAGGTTTTTGATGGATTAGTGGGGGCCCGTGAGAGGCTGAGCATTTCCAGCACGATTGTGTTGGATTTGTTGATAAGGGCGTATTGTGAGTTGAGAAGGGGTGATGGGGTTATGGAGTGCTTTGGGTTGATGAAAGGGATTAGGGTTTGGCCGAGTGTCGAGACGTGGAATTGTATGTTTAGTGTGTTGATTAGGTTGAATGGGGTAGGTGTTGTGTGGGGTTTGTTTGGAGAGATGATCAGGTTGGGGATCCGTTCGAATGTATTTACGTTGAATATATTGATCAATGGATTGAGTAAGGAAGGGGATTTGAAGAAGGCTGAGGAGGTGGTTGGGTACATGGAGGGTTTAGGGATTAGTCCGAATATAGTGACATACAATACACTGATTTATGGGCATGCTCTGAAGGGAGATATTGATGGTGTTGATAGGGTTCTTTTGAGAATGAAGGCGAAAGGTATCGATCCGGACTCGTATACTTGTGGTTCCTTAATAAACTGGATGTGCAAGTATGGGGATATTGGTAAGGCGGCTGCCTTTCTCAGGAAAATGGAGGTAAATGGGTGTGTTCCAAATGCTGTTGTTTATAATAACCTGATCAGTGGATTTTGTGGTTGTGGGGATGTGGAAAAAGCTCTTAGTTACAGATACCAGATGGAAAAGAGAGGAATAGTTCCAACAGTGTCAACATATAACATGTTGATCCAGGTGTTGATGGAGAAGGGTAGGGATACAGAGGCTGACGGTTTGATAAAAGAAATGCAAGCCAAGAATATCTGCCCCAATGAAATCACATATAGTATATTGATTAGTAGTTGTTGCAGGGCCGGGAATGTGGGGAAAGCTCTCAAACTGCACGATGAAATGGTAAGTAAACAGATTGAGCCTACTCGGGCGACTTACAGTTCACTCATCCGTTTGTTGGTAGATTGGAAAAGGGTGGAAGAGGCAGACAATTTACTCGCAAAGGCATTAGCAAAAGGCGTATTGCCTGATCTTGGCATGTTCAATACATTAATAGGTGGTCATTGTGAAAATGCAAACACTGAACGTGCTGTTTCACTTTTAAAGGAGatggagagaatgaagattgCCCCTGATAAAGTGACTTACGACACTATGATGCAGAGTTACTGCAGGGTTGGTAAGGTTGAAGACGCTTATAGCCTTCTCGATGTGATGAGTAGAAGAGGTATAAAACCAGATTGCATCAGTTACAACATTCTAATTTGTGGATATAGCAAGAGGGGTGATATGAACGATATTATGAGAATTCGGGATGAGATGCTAAGTTTAGGTTTGGACCTTAACCTGCTCACTTTCAATGCTGTTCTAGAAGGCCTTTGCGAACATGGGGAAGGAGCAGGAAATCATGCTGAGGTATTCCTTAAAGAAATGGTTTATAAAGGAATCAATCCTGATGATAGTACTTATATCTCTTTAATTAAAGGGTGCACAAGGGCTTCTGAAGGAAAAACATTCCTGATCAAAGATACTGCAAGGATATAA
- the LOC121811479 gene encoding diphthamide biosynthesis protein 3-like — MSYDDVEIEDMEWNQELQAFTYPCPCGDLFQITKEDLRLGEEIARCPSCSLYLTVIYNMEDFQEKSNKKAEPPKPQPVAVA, encoded by the coding sequence ATGTCGTACGACGACGTGGAGATCGAAGACATGGAGTGGAACCAAGAGCTTCAGGCCTTCACCTATCCTTGCCCATGCGGCGATCTATTCCAGATCACCAAAGAAGACCTCCGACTCGGCGAGGAGATCGCCCGCTGCCCTAGCTGCTCCCTCTACCTCACCGTAATCTACAACATGGAAGATTTTCAGgaaaaatccaacaaaaaagCCGAGCCTCCCAAGCCGCAGCCCGTCGCCGTCGCTTGA